A single region of the Cucumis melo cultivar AY chromosome 3, USDA_Cmelo_AY_1.0, whole genome shotgun sequence genome encodes:
- the LOC127148480 gene encoding sister chromatid cohesion protein SCC2-like encodes MDGSRSLKFTFCSRFSTLMQALQNMYDYVLDAEGQMGTDEAGDGAGPDTVESGQSVPVAAGAGDTNICGGIVQLYWERILGRSLDLNGQVRQVALKAIVSLWVGAVISSWCNFITVLYVGHFLLEDDDKFLDKV; translated from the exons ATGGATGGAAGTAGAAGTTTAAAGTTCACCTTCTGTTCAAGATTCTCAACCTTG ATGCAAGCATTGCAAAATATGTATGATTACGTTCTTGACGCGGAAGGTCAAATGGGAACAGATGAAGCTGGTGATGGAGCTGGCCCTGACACTGTGGAGAGTGGCCAAAGTGTACCTGTTGCTGCTGGTGCCGGAGATACCAACATTTGTGGTGGTATTGTTCAGTTGTATTGGGAAAGGATTCTGGGACGAAGCTTAGATTTAAATGGCCAAGTTCGTCAAGTTGCCCTCAAG GCCATAGTAAGCTTGTGGGTTGGTGCTGTGATTAGTAGCTGGTGCAATTTCATAACTGTCTTGTATGTTG GTCATTTTCTACTAGAGGACGATGATAAGTTTCTAGATAAGGTTTGA